One part of the Desulfonema ishimotonii genome encodes these proteins:
- a CDS encoding THUMP domain-containing class I SAM-dependent RNA methyltransferase → MIFTYQKTNRFFAQISRETEELGMQELAELGAEKITQAYRGVYFTASPECLYRVNYMSRTLSRVLAPLITFRCSDTDFLYRKAQNVYWPGIFRLDNTFAVFANVSDSGIGHSQYAALCLKDAIVDQFRKKFRRRPSVEPMTPDLWINLHIHKDQATISLDTSGGSLHRRGYRKASLEAPMQETVAAAVIRMSGWDGEKPLNDPMCGGGTLLTEAMMHYCRIPAAYLRPRFGFRFLPDFNPKIWQAVRKTAEENMRPLPEGLISGSDASPHAIAAAEMNNRSLPGGDGIGLRQHRFQELPGLENSVIISNPPYGIRMGKREDMGQLIKEFGDFLKQRCTGSEAYLYFGDREMIKKIGLRPAWKRPLRSGGLDGRLVKYELY, encoded by the coding sequence ATGATTTTTACCTATCAGAAAACAAACCGTTTTTTTGCACAGATCTCCAGAGAAACGGAGGAACTGGGCATGCAGGAGCTGGCAGAGCTGGGTGCGGAAAAGATCACCCAGGCTTACCGGGGCGTCTATTTCACCGCTTCGCCGGAGTGCCTCTACCGGGTCAACTACATGTCACGAACCCTGTCGCGTGTTCTGGCCCCGCTGATCACCTTCCGTTGCTCCGACACCGATTTCCTGTACAGAAAGGCCCAGAACGTTTACTGGCCCGGCATTTTCAGGCTGGACAACACCTTTGCCGTTTTTGCCAACGTCTCCGACAGCGGTATCGGCCATTCTCAATATGCCGCGCTCTGCCTGAAGGATGCCATTGTGGATCAGTTCAGGAAGAAGTTCCGGCGCAGGCCCAGCGTGGAACCCATGACCCCGGATCTGTGGATCAACCTCCATATCCACAAGGATCAGGCCACCATCAGCCTGGACACGTCGGGCGGTTCGCTCCACCGGCGGGGCTACCGGAAGGCCTCCCTTGAAGCGCCCATGCAGGAAACCGTGGCGGCCGCCGTCATCCGAATGTCCGGCTGGGACGGGGAAAAACCGCTGAACGATCCCATGTGCGGGGGCGGTACGCTGCTGACAGAGGCGATGATGCACTACTGCCGGATTCCTGCCGCATACCTCCGGCCCCGTTTCGGGTTCAGATTTCTCCCGGATTTCAATCCGAAGATCTGGCAGGCGGTCAGAAAGACGGCTGAGGAGAATATGCGCCCCCTTCCCGAAGGCCTGATTTCCGGCAGCGATGCTTCTCCCCACGCCATTGCTGCCGCCGAAATGAACAACCGCAGCCTGCCCGGGGGTGACGGCATCGGGCTGAGGCAGCATCGGTTTCAGGAGCTTCCCGGGCTGGAAAATTCCGTGATCATCTCCAACCCGCCTTACGGCATCCGCATGGGAAAAAGGGAGGATATGGGCCAGCTGATAAAGGAATTCGGCGATTTCCTGAAGCAGCGCTGTACAGGCTCCGAAGCCTATCTCTACTTCGGCGACCGGGAGATGATCAAAAAGATCGGTCTCAGACCGGCCTGGAAAAGGCCCCTGCGAAGCGGCGGACTGGACGGCAGACTGGTCAAATATGAGCTGTATTAG
- a CDS encoding RHS repeat domain-containing protein, whose translation MIREEGGLPGPIRYLGNYACQEGMAEKPVLKEIRAPDGTVLGTFEYDSQDRVIGMLDADGNRVLYGYDLPNHTQTVTDRRDNPTGYEYDNRGNVTKKTDADGNVTGWAFSSFQRSAWERAIPTLLRRVTGRRALERSSRMAVGTKNPVFKTAGVYYLVYQADKIFMPKPVKNPALSWNPF comes from the coding sequence GTGATCCGGGAAGAAGGCGGACTGCCCGGACCGATCCGCTATCTGGGCAATTACGCCTGTCAGGAAGGCATGGCGGAAAAACCGGTGCTGAAGGAAATCAGAGCGCCGGACGGAACCGTGCTCGGCACTTTTGAATATGACAGCCAGGACCGGGTCATCGGAATGCTGGATGCGGACGGCAACCGGGTGCTGTACGGGTATGACCTGCCGAACCATACGCAGACCGTCACCGACCGCCGGGACAACCCGACCGGGTACGAATATGACAACAGGGGGAATGTAACAAAGAAAACCGACGCGGACGGCAATGTGACCGGATGGGCCTTCTCATCGTTCCAACGCTCTGCGTGGGAACGGGCCATCCCGACGCTCCTGCGTCGTGTGACGGGACGCAGAGCGTTGGAACGATCTTCAAGAATGGCGGTCGGGACAAAAAACCCGGTTTTCAAAACAGCCGGAGTATATTATCTTGTTTATCAGGCGGATAAAATTTTTATGCCGAAGCCTGTGAAAAATCCGGCATTATCCTGGAATCCTTTTTGA
- a CDS encoding IS630 family transposase, producing the protein MRKKRSLNIRTHIFMPEETETLKRYRDGQKDYRLKLRFIALLLIAGNTGTEIVAAAVGKDIRTVETWYGKYLTHGPDALNSFQYQPKRCFLSDDQLADVIAWVKKELPSDTKVICHYIREQTGIAYCQSAVAKLLKKNGLRRLRPKLIPGKPPSEKEQTDFIEKYEKLRKSAADPESGRGVIFCDAMHFVHQTVPATCWGDPSERPVLKANSGRQRLNIMGGYDPVTCKLIHETDEKNCDSEKAIIFFKKLLRTYPKASMIKVFADNATYFHARNTQEWLEKNPRISLYFLPAYAPNLNLIERLWRFAKGKLIRNTYYEKYKTFRCHVFRLLNNIHNYESELSSLMVEKFQIIRQ; encoded by the coding sequence ATGAGGAAAAAACGCTCTCTGAATATCAGAACCCATATTTTCATGCCGGAAGAAACCGAAACCCTGAAAAGGTACCGTGACGGCCAGAAGGATTACCGCCTGAAACTCCGCTTCATAGCGCTTCTGCTGATCGCCGGCAATACCGGAACCGAAATTGTGGCCGCGGCAGTCGGAAAAGATATCAGAACCGTGGAAACATGGTACGGAAAATATCTTACGCATGGTCCCGATGCCCTGAATTCCTTTCAGTACCAACCGAAACGGTGCTTTCTGTCAGATGATCAGCTCGCAGACGTGATCGCATGGGTGAAAAAAGAACTCCCTTCCGATACGAAAGTCATCTGTCATTATATAAGGGAACAGACCGGGATTGCCTACTGCCAAAGCGCGGTTGCGAAGCTCCTTAAAAAAAACGGACTGAGACGACTCCGTCCGAAGCTGATTCCGGGAAAACCTCCGTCCGAAAAAGAACAAACCGATTTTATTGAAAAATATGAGAAACTCCGCAAATCCGCCGCCGATCCGGAGTCCGGCAGAGGCGTCATTTTCTGCGATGCCATGCACTTCGTTCATCAGACCGTGCCCGCGACATGTTGGGGAGATCCGTCCGAACGACCTGTTTTAAAAGCAAATTCCGGGCGTCAGCGCCTGAATATCATGGGCGGATATGATCCCGTGACCTGTAAGCTGATACATGAGACCGACGAAAAAAACTGTGACTCCGAAAAAGCGATCATTTTTTTCAAAAAACTGCTCAGAACCTATCCGAAAGCCAGTATGATAAAGGTTTTTGCTGATAATGCCACTTATTTTCATGCCCGGAACACACAGGAATGGCTTGAAAAAAATCCCCGGATCAGTTTGTATTTTCTCCCGGCCTATGCTCCGAACCTGAATCTGATCGAACGCCTTTGGCGTTTTGCAAAAGGGAAACTGATCAGAAACACATATTATGAGAAATACAAGACGTTCCGGTGTCATGTTTTTCGTCTTCTGAATAATATACATAATTATGAAAGTGAGTTATCATCTCTTATGGTAGAAAAATTTCAGATAATTCGCCAATAA
- a CDS encoding transposase: MKLHIIALRINGDYVFLITDNAPYQALDDYRQRWQIETLFGCLKTRGFNPEDTHLNDIERISRLFALITIAFCWSYKIGEQIHSQKAIPIKAHGRMEKSIFRKGLDRISHTLLNLDDKYTDFIKLINFLSRT; encoded by the coding sequence TTGAAACTTCATATCATTGCATTGAGAATCAATGGGGATTATGTGTTTTTAATTACAGATAATGCGCCTTATCAGGCGCTGGATGACTACAGGCAGCGATGGCAGATTGAAACCTTATTCGGCTGCCTTAAAACCCGGGGATTCAATCCTGAAGATACCCATCTCAATGATATTGAACGGATAAGCAGGCTTTTTGCACTTATTACAATTGCATTCTGCTGGAGTTACAAAATCGGTGAGCAGATTCATTCTCAAAAAGCGATTCCGATAAAAGCACATGGACGAATGGAAAAGAGCATTTTCAGAAAAGGTCTGGATCGAATATCACATACCTTATTGAATTTAGATGATAAATATACCGATTTTATTAAACTTATTAATTTTTTGTCCCGTACTTAG